From Alphaproteobacteria bacterium, the proteins below share one genomic window:
- a CDS encoding ABC transporter substrate-binding protein: protein MIRRGVERRSVVLGLATTAALPHLMGPSIARAQGEGKTVIAHGIAIHGQPETPPDAKHLAYVNPDAPKGGTIRLAGRGTFDSLNPFILKGTAGAAVGLIYETLLGSNNDEASTGYGLLAETIEVPADRAWAVFKLRAQARWHDGKPVTPDDVVFSFNILKEKGAPQYAVYWQDVKKAEKLDEQRVKFTFGGGDNHELPNIIGQLPVLPSHWWATREFDRTSLEIPLGSGPYRIESLEAGRFISARRVEDYWGRELWLNKGRHNFDVVRYDYYRDEQVAFEAFKAGQIDYRDEHTSRLWATAYDFPAVKNGAVKMVTMPHSNTLPMQGVIFNLRREQFRDRRFREAFIHLIDFEWFNKTLSYGLLTRINSYFFNSELAATGLPSKEELEILEPLRGQIPPEVFTKEYKLPVTDGSGNNREGARRAIALLKEAGWEIRNGKMTNLKSGQPLSFELLLGEPRLERFALPFKQWCERVGVEVRLRTVDPVQYQKRMESFDFEATIELFANSLSPGNEQREYWGSKAADTVGSRNTLGIKDPAVDKLIELVVSAPDRKSLVIRSRALDRVLLWNQFFVPQYYSTTWWVAYWDKFGRPEKLAKYYPRGWTTWWIDAEKERTLSQRAPERKT, encoded by the coding sequence ATGATCAGGCGCGGCGTCGAACGACGATCGGTGGTGCTTGGGTTGGCGACCACGGCCGCCCTGCCCCATCTCATGGGACCCTCGATCGCCCGGGCACAGGGCGAAGGCAAGACCGTCATCGCGCACGGTATCGCCATCCACGGCCAGCCGGAGACGCCGCCGGACGCCAAGCACCTCGCCTATGTCAATCCCGACGCGCCCAAGGGCGGCACCATCAGGCTGGCCGGCCGCGGCACCTTCGATTCGCTCAATCCGTTCATCCTCAAGGGCACCGCGGGTGCCGCGGTCGGGCTGATCTACGAGACCCTGCTGGGCTCCAACAACGACGAGGCCTCGACCGGCTACGGCCTGCTGGCCGAGACCATCGAGGTGCCAGCCGACCGTGCCTGGGCAGTCTTCAAGCTGCGCGCGCAGGCGCGCTGGCACGACGGCAAGCCGGTGACGCCGGACGACGTCGTCTTCTCCTTCAACATCCTCAAGGAGAAGGGCGCGCCGCAATATGCCGTCTACTGGCAGGACGTGAAGAAAGCCGAGAAGCTCGACGAGCAGCGCGTGAAGTTCACCTTCGGCGGTGGTGACAACCACGAGCTGCCCAATATCATCGGCCAGCTGCCGGTGCTGCCCAGCCACTGGTGGGCGACCCGCGAATTCGACAGGACCAGCCTCGAGATCCCGCTGGGCAGCGGCCCCTATCGCATCGAGTCGCTGGAGGCCGGCCGCTTCATCAGCGCGCGCCGTGTCGAGGACTACTGGGGTCGCGAGCTGTGGCTCAACAAGGGGCGGCACAACTTCGACGTCGTGCGCTACGACTACTATCGCGACGAGCAGGTGGCGTTCGAGGCCTTCAAGGCCGGCCAGATCGACTATCGCGACGAGCACACCTCGCGGCTGTGGGCCACGGCCTACGACTTCCCGGCGGTCAAGAATGGCGCGGTGAAGATGGTCACCATGCCGCATTCGAACACGCTGCCGATGCAGGGCGTGATCTTCAACCTGCGCAGGGAGCAGTTCCGCGACCGCCGCTTCCGCGAGGCGTTCATCCATCTGATCGACTTCGAGTGGTTCAACAAGACGCTGAGCTACGGCCTGCTGACCCGCATCAACAGCTACTTCTTCAACTCCGAGCTGGCGGCGACCGGCCTGCCCTCCAAGGAGGAGCTGGAGATTCTCGAGCCGCTGCGCGGCCAGATCCCGCCGGAGGTTTTCACCAAGGAGTACAAGCTGCCGGTCACGGACGGCTCCGGCAACAATCGCGAGGGCGCCCGCCGCGCCATTGCGCTCCTGAAGGAAGCCGGTTGGGAGATCCGCAACGGCAAGATGACCAACCTCAAGAGCGGCCAGCCACTGAGCTTCGAGCTGCTGCTGGGCGAGCCTCGCCTGGAGCGATTTGCGCTGCCCTTCAAGCAATGGTGCGAGCGCGTGGGCGTCGAGGTGCGGCTGCGCACGGTCGATCCGGTGCAATACCAGAAGCGCATGGAGTCGTTCGACTTCGAGGCCACCATCGAGCTGTTCGCCAACTCCCTGTCGCCGGGCAACGAGCAGCGCGAGTACTGGGGCAGCAAGGCGGCCGACACGGTGGGCAGCCGCAACACGCTGGGCATCAAGGATCCGGCGGTCGACAAGCTGATCGAGCTGGTCGTCTCGGCGCCCGACCGCAAGAGCCTGGTCATCCGCAGTCGCGCGCTCGATCGCGTGCTGCTGTGGAACCAGTTCTTCGTGCCTCAGTACTACTCGACCACCTGGTGGGTGGCCTACTGGGACAAGTTCGGCCGGCCGGAGAAGCTGGCGAAATACTATCCGCGCGGCTGGACGACCTGGTGGATCGACGCCGAGAAGGAACGCACGCTCTCGCAGCGCGCGCCCGAGCGCAAGACATAG
- a CDS encoding ABC transporter permease, producing the protein MKITPLMRRRLANFRANRRGYWSLVIFGIAFVLSLFAEFIANDRPILVHYDGGFYFPVFKNYPEATFGGDLPVDAKYDANGVGPLIEEKGWMLWPPVRFSYDTLVTNLAVPAPSPPTWQNPLGTDDQARDMVARLIYGFRISVLFGFLLTILGSTIGIAAGAVQGYFGGLTDLFFQRFLEIWSSMPTLYLLIILASFIQPGFWNLLGIMLLFGWMGLVGLVRAEFLRGRNFDYVRAARALGVSNTRLMFRHILPNAMVSSLTFLPFMLAGSVTTLTALDFLGFGLPPGSASLGELLLQGKNNLNTPRLAFIGFMIIAVALSLLVFIGEAVRDAFDPRKLPS; encoded by the coding sequence ATGAAGATCACGCCTTTGATGCGCCGTCGGCTGGCGAACTTCCGTGCCAACAGGCGCGGCTACTGGTCGCTGGTGATCTTCGGCATCGCCTTCGTGCTGAGCCTGTTCGCCGAGTTCATCGCCAACGACCGGCCGATCCTGGTCCACTATGACGGCGGCTTCTACTTCCCGGTGTTCAAGAACTATCCCGAAGCGACCTTCGGCGGCGACCTGCCGGTCGACGCCAAGTACGACGCCAACGGCGTCGGCCCGCTGATCGAGGAGAAAGGCTGGATGCTGTGGCCGCCGGTGCGCTTCAGCTACGACACGCTGGTCACCAACCTCGCCGTACCGGCGCCTTCGCCGCCGACCTGGCAGAACCCGCTGGGCACCGACGACCAGGCGCGCGACATGGTCGCCCGGCTGATCTATGGCTTTCGCATCTCGGTCCTGTTCGGCTTTCTGCTGACCATCCTGGGCTCGACCATCGGCATCGCCGCCGGCGCGGTGCAGGGCTATTTCGGTGGGCTCACCGACCTCTTCTTCCAGCGCTTCCTCGAGATCTGGTCGAGCATGCCCACGCTCTACCTGCTGATCATCCTGGCGAGCTTCATCCAGCCCGGCTTCTGGAACCTGCTGGGCATCATGCTGCTGTTCGGCTGGATGGGATTGGTCGGGCTGGTGCGCGCCGAGTTCCTGCGCGGCCGCAACTTCGACTATGTCCGCGCCGCCCGGGCGCTGGGCGTGTCCAACACCAGGCTGATGTTCCGCCATATCCTGCCCAACGCCATGGTCTCCTCCCTGACCTTCCTGCCCTTCATGCTGGCCGGCTCGGTGACGACGCTGACCGCGCTGGATTTCTTGGGCTTCGGCCTGCCGCCCGGCTCGGCCTCGCTCGGCGAGCTGCTGCTGCAGGGCAAGAACAACCTGAACACCCCCCGACTGGCCTTCATCGGCTTCATGATCATCGCCGTCGCGCTCAGCCTGCTGGTCTTCATCGGCGAGGCGGTGCGCGACGCCTTCGATCCGCGTAAGCTGCCCTCCTGA
- the yejB gene encoding microcin C ABC transporter permease YejB: MTAYILRRLLLMVPTLLGIITINFFIIQAAPGGPVDQAIAKIQGRDVDATTRFTGSGGETRDTGQSATEPGGSRGARGIPPELLERIKKQYGFDKPILERFVLMLRDYIVFDLGESFQSNTRVADLVISKMPVSVTLGLWTTLLVYLISIPLGIAKAVRDGSRFDVASSAVVVVGYAVPSFLFALLLVVLFAGGSFWQIFPLRGLVSDNWDELSWPAKIVDYFWHVTLPILAMVIGSFATLSMLTKNSFIEEIGKQYVQTARAKGLSERRVLYGHVFRNAMLIVVAGFPSAFLSVLFTGSLLVEVIFSLDGLGYLGFNAALNRDYPVMFGTLWVFGLLGLIMGLIGDLMYVVVDPRIDFDTRGA; this comes from the coding sequence GTGACCGCCTATATCCTGCGCCGCCTGCTGCTGATGGTGCCGACGCTGCTCGGCATCATCACCATCAACTTCTTCATCATCCAGGCGGCGCCGGGCGGTCCAGTCGACCAGGCGATCGCCAAGATCCAGGGCCGCGACGTCGACGCCACCACGCGCTTCACCGGCAGCGGCGGCGAGACGCGCGACACGGGCCAGAGCGCCACCGAACCCGGCGGCTCGCGCGGCGCGCGCGGCATCCCGCCGGAGCTGCTGGAGCGCATCAAGAAGCAGTACGGCTTCGACAAGCCGATCCTCGAGCGCTTCGTGCTGATGCTGCGCGACTACATCGTCTTCGATCTCGGCGAGAGCTTCCAGAGCAACACCCGCGTCGCCGACCTGGTGATCTCCAAGATGCCGGTGTCGGTCACGCTCGGCCTGTGGACCACCCTGCTGGTCTACTTGATCTCGATTCCGCTCGGCATCGCCAAGGCGGTGCGCGACGGCTCGCGCTTCGACGTGGCGAGCTCGGCCGTCGTGGTCGTCGGCTACGCCGTTCCCAGCTTCCTCTTCGCCCTGCTGCTGGTCGTGCTGTTCGCCGGCGGCAGCTTCTGGCAGATCTTCCCGCTGCGCGGCCTGGTCTCGGACAACTGGGACGAGCTGTCGTGGCCGGCCAAGATCGTCGACTATTTCTGGCACGTGACGCTACCCATCCTGGCGATGGTCATCGGCAGCTTCGCCACGCTCTCGATGCTGACCAAGAACTCCTTCATCGAGGAGATCGGCAAGCAGTACGTCCAGACCGCGCGCGCCAAGGGCTTGAGCGAGCGGCGCGTGCTCTACGGCCACGTCTTCCGCAACGCCATGCTGATCGTGGTGGCGGGGTTCCCTTCGGCCTTCCTGTCCGTGCTCTTCACAGGCTCGCTGCTGGTCGAGGTCATCTTCTCGCTCGACGGGCTGGGCTATCTCGGCTTCAACGCCGCGCTCAACCGCGACTACCCGGTGATGTTCGGCACGCTCTGGGTCTTCGGCCTGCTCGGCCTGATCATGGGGCTGATCGGTGACCTGATGTACGTCGTCGTCGATCCGCGCATCGATTTCGACACGCGCGGGGCTTGA
- a CDS encoding ABC transporter ATP-binding protein, which translates to MSTPPPSPSAAPLLVIDDLSVDFGQGPGAVHAVRNVSFSISRGETVALVGESGSGKSVTALSILQLLPYPPARHPSGSIRFAGEEMIGTTGETLRRVRGDRIAMIFQEPMTSLNPLHTIERQVSESLLLHKGLTKSAARKRTLELLHQVGIPEAARRLDAFPHQLSGGQRQRVMIAMALANEPDLLIADEPTTALDVTIQAQILTLLKTLQKRYGMALLFITHDLGIVRKMADRVCVMNDGRIVEHGPVEEVFDTPSHTYTKHLLSAEPKGKPGERDPSAPVVMAADDVKVHFPIKRGVFRRTVGHIKAVDGVSLELRSGHTVGIVGESGSGKTTLGLALLRLEQSQGAIRFDGRDLRDLPARDLRPLRREMQIVFQDPYGSLSPRMSVEQIVGEGLDVHGIARDAQERRDLVDSVLSEVGLDPGMRDRYPHEFSGGQRQRIAIARAMVLKPKFVVLDEPTSALDMSVQAQIVDLLRFLQARHKLAYMFISHDLKVVRALADEVIVMRNGLVVERGSARQIFEDPRTPYTKALMEAAFNLEPIGAAEGAVAT; encoded by the coding sequence ATGTCCACGCCGCCTCCCTCCCCGTCCGCCGCCCCCCTGCTGGTGATCGACGACCTGTCGGTCGATTTCGGCCAGGGGCCGGGCGCCGTGCACGCGGTGCGCAACGTCTCCTTCAGCATCTCCCGCGGCGAGACCGTGGCCCTGGTGGGCGAATCGGGCTCGGGCAAATCGGTGACGGCACTGTCGATCCTGCAGCTGCTGCCCTACCCGCCGGCGCGCCATCCCTCGGGCAGCATCCGCTTCGCCGGCGAGGAGATGATCGGCACCACGGGCGAGACCTTGCGCCGCGTGCGCGGCGATCGCATCGCCATGATCTTCCAGGAGCCGATGACCTCGCTCAACCCGCTGCACACCATCGAGCGGCAGGTGAGCGAGTCGTTGCTGCTGCACAAGGGCCTGACCAAGTCCGCCGCGCGCAAGCGCACCCTGGAGCTGCTGCACCAGGTTGGCATCCCCGAGGCGGCGCGTCGCCTGGATGCGTTCCCGCACCAGCTCTCCGGCGGCCAGCGCCAGCGCGTGATGATCGCCATGGCGCTCGCCAACGAGCCCGACCTGCTGATCGCCGACGAGCCGACCACGGCGCTCGACGTCACCATCCAGGCGCAGATCCTGACGCTGCTGAAGACGCTGCAGAAGCGCTACGGCATGGCGCTGCTGTTCATCACCCATGACCTCGGCATCGTGCGCAAGATGGCCGACCGGGTCTGCGTGATGAACGACGGCCGGATCGTTGAGCATGGTCCGGTCGAGGAGGTCTTCGACACGCCCTCGCACACCTACACCAAGCACCTGCTGTCGGCCGAACCCAAGGGCAAGCCGGGCGAGCGCGATCCCTCCGCGCCCGTGGTGATGGCTGCCGACGACGTGAAGGTGCATTTTCCGATCAAGCGCGGCGTGTTTCGCCGCACCGTCGGCCACATCAAGGCGGTCGACGGCGTTTCGCTGGAGCTGCGCAGCGGCCACACCGTGGGCATCGTCGGCGAGAGCGGCTCGGGCAAGACGACGCTCGGCCTCGCCTTGCTGCGGCTGGAGCAGAGCCAGGGTGCGATCCGCTTCGACGGCCGAGACCTGCGCGACCTGCCGGCGCGCGACTTGCGGCCGCTGCGCAGGGAGATGCAGATCGTCTTCCAGGACCCCTACGGCTCGCTCAGCCCGCGCATGTCGGTCGAGCAGATCGTCGGCGAAGGCCTGGACGTGCACGGCATCGCCCGCGACGCCCAGGAGCGGCGCGATCTGGTCGACTCGGTGCTGAGCGAGGTCGGCCTCGACCCCGGAATGCGCGACCGCTACCCGCACGAATTCTCCGGCGGCCAGCGCCAGCGCATCGCCATCGCCCGCGCCATGGTGCTGAAGCCAAAGTTCGTCGTCCTCGACGAGCCGACCTCGGCGCTCGACATGAGCGTGCAGGCGCAGATCGTCGACCTCCTGCGCTTTCTGCAGGCGCGCCACAAGCTGGCCTACATGTTCATCAGTCACGACCTGAAGGTGGTACGGGCACTGGCCGACGAGGTGATCGTCATGCGTAACGGCCTGGTCGTTGAGCGCGGTTCGGCACGGCAGATTTTCGAGGACCCTCGGACGCCCTACACCAAAGCCCTGATGGAAGCCGCCTTCAACCTCGAACCGATCGGCGCCGCCGAGGGTGCTGTCGCCACATGA
- a CDS encoding glyoxylate/hydroxypyruvate reductase A, producing the protein MSNAFCYVVAAQGGGDWQGWRTRLGEALGETIDMRPWGQHGDPGDIEIALAWKPPPGALAALPRLKLIVSLGMGVDHLLIDPALPRNVPIVRIIDSGLVGQMSEYAIYWALRHHRDIDAYMELQRRKVWEEIPYTDTALRRVGILGLGEIGADTARKFAMLGFPTAGWSRTPRKIEGVECLHGADGLPALLARSDILIDVLPMTPQTANMLDARAFARMPRGAYFINMARGGHVVDADLLAALDSGHLAGATLDVFHIEPLPTDHPYWTHPKVRVTPHVAGPTNPRTAAASVADNVRRLRAGQPLINLIDRTAGY; encoded by the coding sequence ATGAGCAATGCGTTCTGTTACGTGGTCGCCGCGCAGGGCGGGGGCGACTGGCAAGGCTGGCGCACGCGGCTGGGCGAGGCGCTGGGTGAGACCATCGACATGCGGCCCTGGGGGCAGCACGGCGATCCCGGCGACATCGAGATCGCGCTCGCCTGGAAGCCACCGCCCGGCGCGCTCGCGGCGCTGCCCAGGCTGAAGCTGATCGTCTCGCTCGGCATGGGCGTCGATCACCTGCTGATCGACCCCGCCCTGCCGAGGAACGTGCCGATCGTGCGCATCATCGATTCCGGCCTGGTCGGGCAGATGAGCGAGTATGCGATCTATTGGGCGCTGCGCCATCACCGCGACATCGACGCCTACATGGAGCTGCAACGCCGCAAGGTCTGGGAGGAGATCCCCTACACCGACACCGCGCTGCGCCGCGTCGGCATCCTCGGCCTGGGCGAGATCGGCGCCGACACCGCGCGCAAATTCGCCATGCTGGGCTTCCCCACAGCCGGCTGGAGCCGCACGCCACGCAAGATCGAGGGCGTCGAGTGCCTGCATGGCGCGGACGGCCTGCCCGCGCTGCTGGCGCGCAGCGACATCCTGATCGACGTGCTGCCGATGACGCCGCAGACCGCCAACATGCTCGACGCGCGCGCCTTCGCGCGCATGCCCAGGGGCGCCTACTTCATCAACATGGCGCGCGGCGGCCATGTCGTGGACGCCGACCTGCTGGCGGCGCTCGACAGCGGCCATCTTGCCGGTGCGACGCTCGACGTCTTCCATATCGAGCCGCTGCCGACCGACCATCCCTATTGGACGCACCCCAAGGTGCGCGTCACGCCGCACGTCGCCGGGCCGACCAACCCGCGCACCGCGGCCGCCAGCGTCGCCGACAACGTGCGCCGCCTGCGCGCCGGGCAGCCTTTGATCAACCTCATCGACCGGACCGCCGGCTATTGA
- the hisN gene encoding histidinol-phosphatase, whose translation MVSSVPASYVALAERLADAAGPVIARHFRTRVDIDDKEDASPVTIADRQAEERMRAILEAEVPGHGILGEEYGTVRADAEWVWVLDPVDGTRAFITGLPIFGTLIGLCRRGRPVLGIIDQPILRERWLGHAGARSTLNGQPIATRPCASLESAYLYSTAPAMFTDLLAPRHLRLAQKVKNLRWGGDCYAYGLCAAGHVDLVVEASLKQYDYAALGPVIEGAGGVCTDWAGRPLDLDSDGTIVAAGDARVHALALESLAG comes from the coding sequence ATGGTTTCGTCCGTTCCCGCCTCTTACGTCGCGCTCGCCGAGCGGCTGGCCGACGCGGCGGGGCCGGTGATCGCGCGCCATTTCCGCACCCGCGTCGACATCGACGACAAGGAAGACGCCTCGCCGGTGACCATCGCCGACCGCCAGGCCGAGGAGCGCATGCGCGCCATCCTCGAGGCCGAGGTGCCGGGCCACGGCATCCTGGGCGAGGAGTACGGCACGGTGCGCGCCGACGCCGAGTGGGTCTGGGTGCTCGACCCCGTCGACGGCACCCGCGCCTTCATCACCGGCCTGCCGATCTTCGGCACCCTGATCGGGCTGTGCCGTCGCGGCCGGCCGGTGCTGGGTATCATCGACCAGCCGATCCTGCGCGAGCGCTGGCTGGGCCATGCCGGCGCCCGCAGCACGCTCAACGGCCAGCCCATCGCCACGCGGCCCTGCGCCAGCCTGGAAAGCGCCTATCTCTATTCGACCGCGCCGGCGATGTTTACCGACTTGCTGGCGCCGCGGCACCTCAGGCTGGCACAGAAGGTCAAGAACCTGCGCTGGGGCGGCGATTGCTACGCCTACGGGCTGTGCGCCGCGGGCCATGTCGACCTGGTCGTCGAGGCCTCGCTCAAACAGTACGACTACGCCGCGCTCGGCCCGGTGATCGAGGGCGCCGGCGGGGTCTGCACCGACTGGGCCGGCAGGCCGCTCGACCTCGATTCGGACGGCACCATCGTCGCCGCCGGCGACGCGCGCGTGCACGCCCTGGCCCTGGAATCCCTGGCCGGCTGA
- a CDS encoding glycosyltransferase family 2 protein, with protein sequence MDATVIVPTYKRPDDLRRCLDALTRQTLPPVRVVVVRRDIDSTTEAMLAAYDPGTLPMVMRVVALPGVVAALNDGLEAATGDIVAMTDDDAAPRPDWLERIVGHFTVNARVGGVGGRDHIFMGERRDDWPPQARVGISTWYGRTYGNHNAGFGPAREVESLKGVCMAFRRAAIGSLRFDRRLRGQGAQVANEYLFGGAIRRAGWTLIYDPAIGVDHFPAQRHDSDDRGQIDRLALRDMMHNATLGYLEYLPLPRTLAILLNHTLWGARTQPGLLAAITHSLRGRRQMWLGFREVVAGELAAIATWWRTRNDRVAERRAAPWRAMPSS encoded by the coding sequence ATGGACGCCACGGTCATCGTGCCGACCTACAAGCGGCCGGATGACCTGCGGCGCTGCCTCGACGCCCTGACGCGGCAGACCCTGCCACCGGTGCGCGTGGTTGTGGTGCGCCGCGATATCGACAGCACCACCGAGGCGATGCTCGCCGCCTACGACCCCGGTACGCTGCCGATGGTCATGCGCGTCGTGGCCCTGCCCGGCGTGGTGGCCGCGCTGAACGACGGTCTCGAGGCCGCGACCGGCGACATCGTGGCGATGACCGACGACGACGCCGCGCCGCGTCCCGACTGGCTCGAACGCATCGTCGGCCATTTCACCGTCAATGCCCGCGTCGGCGGCGTCGGCGGGCGCGACCACATCTTCATGGGCGAGCGCCGCGACGACTGGCCGCCGCAAGCGCGCGTCGGCATCAGCACCTGGTACGGCCGCACCTACGGCAACCACAATGCCGGCTTCGGCCCGGCGCGCGAGGTCGAGTCGCTGAAGGGCGTGTGCATGGCCTTCCGCCGTGCCGCCATCGGCTCCCTGCGCTTCGACCGCCGCCTGCGCGGCCAGGGCGCGCAGGTCGCCAACGAATACCTGTTCGGCGGCGCCATCCGCCGCGCCGGCTGGACCTTGATCTATGATCCCGCCATCGGCGTCGACCACTTCCCCGCACAACGCCACGACTCCGACGACCGCGGCCAGATCGACCGACTCGCGCTGCGCGACATGATGCACAACGCGACCTTGGGCTATCTCGAATACCTGCCGTTGCCGCGCACCTTGGCGATCCTGCTCAACCACACCCTATGGGGCGCCCGCACCCAGCCCGGCCTGCTCGCCGCCATCACGCACTCGTTGCGCGGCCGACGGCAGATGTGGCTGGGCTTCCGTGAAGTCGTGGCCGGCGAGCTGGCGGCGATCGCCACGTGGTGGCGCACGCGCAATGATCGAGTCGCCGAGCGCCGCGCGGCGCCGTGGCGTGCAATGCCGTCATCCTGA
- a CDS encoding leucyl aminopeptidase family protein encodes MVPDGDGKPSMAVVVRSAKPTMWDYGALATRLPPGDYALVGDSMPISVTDSAIAFALGSWRFSRYRKSTKTGPRLVWPSKCDRAEVERVAESMFMARDLITTPANDMGPAELALAARALARKHRARFTVTVGNELQRRNYPVIHAVGRASTRAPRLIDIVWGRPSAPKVTLIGKGVCFDSGGLDLKPAAGMLNMKKDMGGAATVLAVASMVMAARLNVRLRVLIPAVENSVSGNAFRPMDIITSRKGTTVEIGNTDAEGRLVMCDALTEAVREEPALVVDVATLTGAARVALGPELPALFCNDDAVAEALLKSGREREDQLWRMPLWRGYRRFLDSKIADINNAGQTPFGGAITAALFLQEFVPDNVPWMHIDTMAWNQGQPGRPEGGEAMGARALFAMLKERYPKR; translated from the coding sequence ATGGTGCCCGATGGCGACGGCAAGCCGTCGATGGCCGTCGTGGTGCGCTCGGCGAAGCCGACGATGTGGGACTATGGTGCGCTGGCCACGCGCCTGCCTCCGGGCGATTACGCGCTGGTCGGCGACAGCATGCCGATCTCGGTGACCGACTCGGCGATCGCCTTCGCGCTGGGCTCGTGGCGCTTCTCGCGCTATCGCAAGTCGACCAAGACGGGCCCGCGCCTGGTATGGCCGTCGAAATGCGATCGCGCCGAGGTCGAACGGGTCGCCGAGTCGATGTTCATGGCGCGCGACCTGATCACCACGCCGGCCAACGACATGGGCCCGGCGGAACTCGCATTGGCTGCGCGCGCATTGGCACGCAAGCACCGCGCGCGCTTTACCGTGACCGTGGGCAACGAGTTGCAACGGCGCAACTATCCGGTGATCCACGCCGTCGGCCGCGCCTCGACCCGCGCGCCGCGGCTCATCGACATCGTCTGGGGCCGGCCCAGCGCGCCCAAGGTGACCTTGATCGGCAAGGGCGTGTGCTTCGATTCCGGCGGCCTCGACCTGAAGCCCGCCGCCGGCATGCTCAACATGAAGAAGGACATGGGCGGCGCGGCGACAGTGCTGGCCGTGGCCTCGATGGTGATGGCCGCCAGGCTCAATGTGCGGCTGCGCGTGCTGATCCCGGCGGTCGAGAACAGCGTCTCGGGCAACGCCTTCCGGCCGATGGACATCATCACCTCGCGCAAGGGCACGACGGTGGAGATAGGCAACACCGACGCCGAGGGTCGCCTGGTGATGTGCGACGCGCTGACCGAGGCGGTGCGCGAGGAGCCGGCGCTGGTGGTCGACGTCGCCACGCTGACCGGCGCCGCGCGCGTGGCGCTGGGCCCCGAGCTGCCGGCGCTGTTCTGCAACGACGATGCCGTCGCCGAGGCGCTGCTGAAAAGCGGTCGCGAGCGCGAGGACCAGCTTTGGCGCATGCCGCTGTGGCGCGGCTATCGCCGCTTCCTCGACAGCAAGATCGCCGACATCAACAACGCCGGCCAGACGCCGTTCGGCGGCGCCATCACCGCGGCGCTGTTCCTGCAGGAATTCGTGCCCGACAACGTGCCGTGGATGCACATCGATACCATGGCCTGGAACCAGGGCCAGCCCGGCCGCCCCGAAGGCGGCGAGGCGATGGGCGCACGGGCGCTGTTCGCGATGCTGAAGGAGCGCTACCCGAAGCGGTGA
- a CDS encoding c-type cytochrome — MSLEFNKIAGAVLAASLGAMVIGKVAGALVHPSFPEKPHIAVQEAAVEAKPGAAPVPVPALPPNGDAAAGKIAFDRKCLTCHTPDKGGANKVGPNLFGIHGGKKAHLAGFAYSANMQAKGGEWDDATLNEFLWKPATYIRQTKMAFAGLSNDKERADVIAYLKSLK; from the coding sequence ATGTCGCTTGAGTTCAACAAGATCGCCGGCGCGGTACTGGCCGCCAGCCTGGGCGCCATGGTCATCGGCAAGGTCGCCGGCGCGCTGGTCCATCCGAGCTTTCCCGAGAAGCCGCATATCGCCGTGCAGGAAGCAGCCGTCGAGGCCAAGCCCGGCGCGGCGCCCGTCCCGGTGCCGGCGCTGCCGCCGAACGGCGACGCCGCGGCCGGCAAGATCGCCTTCGACCGCAAGTGCCTGACCTGCCACACCCCGGACAAGGGCGGCGCCAACAAGGTCGGCCCCAACCTGTTCGGCATCCACGGCGGCAAGAAGGCCCATCTCGCCGGCTTCGCCTATTCGGCCAACATGCAGGCCAAGGGCGGCGAGTGGGACGACGCGACCCTCAACGAGTTCCTGTGGAAGCCGGCGACCTATATCAGGCAGACCAAGATGGCCTTCGCCGGCCTGAGCAACGACAAGGAACGCGCCGACGTCATCGCGTACCTGAAGTCGCTGAAGTAG